The genomic DNA TAGCCTTTCATTCACGCTAATCTGACGAGTATGAGTTCATTTTTACAATGCTGATAATGCAAGTAACTATCAACCCCATAAATGTTATAGTCACAAGCATCCTGTTGCACACGTAATGAGATAAACATACTAACACGATGAAAAAATGGCAGAGATACATGTAATTAGTGAAACTTAAaagattcgataaaataatatacacgACGTTCCTAAATGTGTGatgttaattttaaaatactgCACACCCTGTGTAATTTAAGTTCGAtcatttctaaattatttcgaaGATGTTAGCGTATAGCGAAGGCAAGTACGCGAAAATAGCGATATATTGCTAAAAATCTGTTCCTGTGCATCAGTTGCTTAAACAATCATTTGTGTTTTCATCCAAGTAGATACCttctaattatattattgtacctATATATCAAGTGGAAAGATCTTGAAATACATCTTTTCACTTATTGCAATTATAATGATCACTCTGTTTAAGAACATATAAAAGTTTCCTTTTTACAATTGCTTTTAACAAGCTCTCTGCATTTTTGTAAAAACTTATTAAATCTTTGGTCCTTAACGTTACTTTTAAATGATCATTATCGTTAATCATATTACAtacttaatattatatatatatttataaatagatTGCCCATAAGTTGTTCACGTCTGAATGATAATAGTACCAAATTAATTCTTGTCTACACTTTTAAATAATACTCCAAAAACATTATACTTCattttgtcaaaaattaaattgataCTACTATCAAACACAAGTcaacaaaaaagaaacacatttaaCATAGGCCATAGAAAGCCTGAAATTTAAGAACGTTAGAAAAGACGATATACTTTTCCAGTTAATATAAATCATTTCTAATAGCAAAGCTAAAAGAACAGATCCATTTGTTTTATATCACTCATGGCACTCATTTTATGATTCAACTTACAATATAAACGTGGTAATCATACAGAAGACTAATGGTACACGTTAAAACCCACGTATTCACCGGACGCATACAATGTTCATAAATGTTTGTGAGCATTTGGAGATATTACATAAGCATTATATTACATAGCATTTATGATGAACACTGGTCCACATAAATGCTAACGAACAACAACAACATCCGTGAACatttttcgtcgatgatgttCTCTTTTTTTGCACTAGACACAAATGATaacaaatttcatttgaaatgtAATTATACGACGACATCAGCAACGCTCACGAACGTTTCTGAACATTTGTGAAAGTTTACGTGTGCCACGCATTTCTATTAATCGCTGAAGAAGTTTGGAAACGTTCGTGGATCACTTACGTAATCGACGAATACGCTGCTAAAGAGAGCTTTTGCATTTTGCTTCGTAATGATTTAATGCTAGTTATCTAAATATATCTAATGTACATagaatatattacatttatttgatgactggatgaaatatttataatggtAACCCATTGAGTCTTATTGCACGTGTGATTCTAACACATTAAACAAGTACATGATCTTTTCAACTTAACGCGATTTACTTAATTTTGTAATGCAATAATTATTACCTTTGAACGAAAGATTGATTAAACTGTAAATACGACTCTTTCAATGTTTGCATGTAAGTAACaaattaaaacaatttaaCTGAAAGGAATGTGTGCTAAAACAACATGATCTTTGTGAACAGTTACACTGACAAATAATCAGCATCTAATATTAAACACGTTTATCCAATGATCATTCATTCCAACATTCACACGAACAGTTTATCACTTAAGCTATATAAATCGCTTTTATTAATCCTATTACCACTTTATTCAAATAACACTGCAAAtgattctattaaaaaatatagacttttagatatatttacaaaattaatttgtaatatttatccttCCATTGAAAACCGCTATAAATAGAGATTTTTATACATGCTGTATATTATGTCACTTTTATTATCTCTTTCACGTGTTAATTAGGAATATCGATCGTAATCTAATTTATAACCTCAGATGTAATTTTAAAgcaagaaatatttcattttttttaaattctttttaaacaGAAGCAGGCATAATTACATTTCTTAAATGATACTTTTAATTTGCTATAGAATAACGATTAAAGATACCACTATTGTAGAATTTACATCATATACGGTATGTGTTGAAAGTAAATTTAATCgtagaaacgaaaaaataaagCAAGAAGATTATGTATCAATTCATATTAGTAATTGAAGCCATAAATTCCAAAGCAGCATAAGTCCACTGTTTGACATTATATGAGTCATTGACATAATTGTTTTTAGTTTACTCAAATCTGtctaataacatttttaaacaaTGAAAATATGCCATCCTGCACGACAATTTTCAACGACGACATATCGATGAGCAACTAATCACGCAGTTATTctaatttaaagaaaacacCAGTTTCAACTTTTAGCGCGCAGAATGCTTATAAAGATAAGATGTCATTAAAACTTGCAGAGTGCCAGCCGGTGAACTCAAATCATCGCACATGCTTCGAAAACTTATTACAGAAATATAGATTCACTGAGAAATCTAGAATGATGACTCATGCAGTAAAATTTGGGTCGGCGAATAAACATGTTTTTTTGTTAAATACCATTTTTTTAATAAGTTGGCTGAAagtacaataataaattactcGATAATTTCCAAAACAGCACAAGTTTACGGTTTTACGAAACTACTTACAAAGAACATGATTATTTAATAAcgattaaaaaagatatatatatatttacatatatataatgaaaatgtACGTACAATTGATACTTACAACAAAAAATCAACAAAATCGATAAtgaattaagaaaaataaacaaaagaagattgattttctcgaaatatTGATTGATAGACTGGTGCTATTTTGGAATTCACGgcttcaatttttattactaaattatagaactaatttttatcacttttgaagaatattaaaacagatacatataaaatattgagtATCATATGAAATACTagacatttatatttttgcaaaaCATATTAAAGTTAACATTTTTTCCTAATCCTATTAGATTTTTTCATGTAAGTAGTAAGTATGCATTCaagaaataattatagtaTCTTTTCCCTAGAATTGACTTCGTAATACACATTAAAAAAATCTGTTTGCAAGCTTTTATCTTATACGAAGTAAAAACATTAACAAAGTCAAAGTTTAaatgtgatatattttaagcAAAAATTGCATTAAATGGAAGAactctttaaaaaaaattatgaacATTATATAAATCATAACAAAATTTGTGtgattatatatttcatttcatataTAGCTACCGAAAGAGGATTCCAAGGGTTTATTCCAAGATCCTCTCTGGGCTCTCTTTGGTCTTATCCacattattttctataaacaCTTTTGGTAAGTTCTATGCAGACCACCGCCgcatataataattctatgtaaaatttcttttttctttcaagGATGATTCCCTGAGATACTCAGATTCAGAGCAACATTTTTCTCGCTCGGCCATGAATGCAAAGCATCGATATTATCTATCAGTAACATACTTACATATCATTCAACATCTGTAGTATCTTCTATGACAGAATCCCAATTGAATTCCGTTGCACTTTGCCTAGAAGGTAATTCTCCAAGGTGTTGAAATCGTTGTACGAAGTATGGATCGCGATCTCTAAGTCGTTTGAACCTTTGGAACGCAAGATTTTTTGCGAAATCATACAGTTCTAGATCCAGTCTGTTTAATCTACGCACAGCATCTAACTGCTCCGTGCTTAGGGTAGCCATTGTGGCAGCGCTTAACGTCGCGTTATGTTGTTCAAACGCAACGGCAAATCTCATTCCGAATGTTTCTTCAAAGGAATACTGTCCCACCTATTCAGTTTTAAGTTAATTTTATAACATGTACGCACGTAGATAAACGTATAAAATGCAAATCGactaaatgaattttttatatagCGCGCAAATTTCGcgaggaaattgaaaatttcaactCGTATAAAAGCAAAtcgataataatttcttttaaattttttaactttttcaaAAGTCATTtctagaaatatatatacattggAATAACtaagtttaaaaaattaaagagGATTTTAAAGATTTTCGCGTAGTTTAGCAGTTgtactaatttttaatttttttgttaAAGGAAGCATAtacaaataaaacatttttaaatgttttttttttaataaaacattattCTTTTTGTATGATAAGCAAAAATCTGTGACATACAATTTTCTCCTATTAAGTAGTAGCGTAATAATCTAATGCAATTTAAAtgcgttttaataaaatgcATACATATTAGTTAGCATTAAGTTATCAATAGCGTGACAATTTATGAACTACGACGTATTAGAAGATCAGAGTTTGATAGTACAAACAGTGGTAAAAACGTATTAACTTACATAAAGCAGGACTTATATAATCGCTTCGTTTCGTATTTTTCGTATTAAGTCGATTTTCAGAATCTTTctatactttttcttttttttttttttactttctatactttctattactttctttttatcaaatattatgaatatgtTAGACGCATTAAATAAcaatgatataaaaatataattttcgtcAACATGCATTTTAAATGAGGAAAGATCTTTTTAAGACCGGAACGTTAAAAGCGTGGAATATTTACAAGCATATTTATCGTCCATGTACGGGTAGGtaagataaatatttacattaagAGCTACTTTCCAAGAGATAATTGTTAGGTAAAACATAAAATGTCTTATTAATACAGGCGGTCCAAGCAACTTAGTAGCCAAAATAATAACTTCCAAAATTTAAATAGTTGACAAACAAAAatttacgaataaattaaaaacaataaaataagtgTTAATatgatacaataaaatattaaaaaaattttaatcaatagATTGgtttaaattttcttatattGCAAAATGAcaactaaaattaaaaataatttcttagcGATATTTATAAAGATTATTACAGTACTAACAAAATGGCAATGCtagaatatataaacatacaGGCAGTACAACATATATGAACATgcatttaattattaacaaaaaaatTAGTTCTTACTTTCTGGTATTCAGTCAACATGAAGAAAGGCATGAATTGCAAATTGTGCTTAGCACTAGCCAACATGAGACGATCTCTCTCCAAGCTGCTGAGCGTAGAATTGTAACAACCAACAATTGATAGATCAGCCAACATTCTTGTTTGACGGTTACTTGCCAAATTATATGGACACGCCATAAACTACATAAATGTTGTCAAAAAggtttaaattttaaataaaattttgtcctATTATCATTATATAGCTTCTTTAtgtttatgatatttattatccAGAACcaatgtaaataaattcttatgttttacaatattatatcaatgaaataattactGCTTTTATAGCAGAGAACATATCTATACAAGAAGGAAAAATTGTATCTAtttagagaaagaaaaataaagataagGAGAAATACTTTATCTTAATGTGTTTCTAAATGTGAAAGCCTTTCAGATAACATACTTAATGTTTTACTTATGAAAGAGATCACTATGATGAATTCATAAGAAtactaatatataaaatgCTTACAGATTAccaaatatcaataaaatcaataaatataatattacctGTTCCAAAGATACCCCTTGCCAACTAGATCCAGGATAACACTGTGGTATATTTGCTTGAGTTCCTCCACACCAATGACGAGCTCCTCTCCATGTTGCACCCCTTTGTACGTGTCTAAACTCAGACAGATACCGTGCAACAGGATCCCTTATTATAGTTATATAAAAGTATCTACGTTTTATGCCATCCccttcaattttatttaattctgtATCAACACAGCTAGTCAATTCTGTCCAGTCAGCATGTAGACCACACTTCCAACCGGTAGAATATCGTGAAAAAAGCCAATTTTCATTGCGATTTGGACGGAAACAAAAACAACGCTTGCGTCTTCTTTGACAAGAACATGGTCTTTGCAGATCTAAATCTCTAACTAAATGTTTTCCAAACAATGTACCTCCTGTAACATaaagaaacattaaaaaattaacaaatataattttcaaatattttaactttcttagtactcttattactttatatatatatatatattaataatttaaacaaacgTTCATGACATGCATATTCTATTATTCTGTATGTTGATAAAGAGAAGCTTATGGGAGGTATGCACATGGAAAACAAAAAGGAAACACAGATATGCATGCATAGCATATTAAACAGGGCAACATCCCTGAATTGTTCTTTCTCCTTCTAAGATACAGCTTGAAGGTTTCACAGTGTCTAATGAATAATGCAAAGATTCAGTTGTACAATGGTCAGAAGGGATGTTGCATTGTTTTTATTAAGCCATAGGATTGGTTACCATAGGATTAGTCcgaagaaaagtaaaaaatcaatcaaaaatatgtttatgCAATCTATAATCTCTGCAGTAGCTGGTCTATGTAATTGTATCCAATTTTTCTGTTATCAGCAAATTTGCAGACAATCAAACTTTgttaaacatataaataaacataacagtcatggaaaaagaaatttatatcttgacagaaataaatatttttacatataacaaaattttattgtcatacaaattttaattacacttTTTTCATAAACTGCAttcaacaaaaataaaatgggGAGGACTGACACACATGGACAGCTAagacaaaaaaaagaaatgaattaAACAACAATGCAAACCCAACTTACCAGTTTTCTGAATGTGCAAGAAAACGATGACATCGTGACCGTTGATGTCAAACTGAAAGGTATCATTGGTAAACACATCGTCGTAACCAAGGCTCCCTTGAATACTCTGCAATCTAAAGGCAGGATGTACCGAGAGCAGGCCATTTTTGTCGAATTCGACGGAAACGGAAGACAAACCGGAGCCGGGACCAGCGGACAGACCCTCGGACAATCTCACGGACTCCTTGATCTCGCGGCTCGTGAGAGCACAGACGTGATCGGGGCAGAAGTAGCCGAGATAAATGATGCCCGTGAGCGCGAGAAACAAACATATCCCTACAACGCTACGTAACCGAGTCCTCCGTGCTCGTGACTCCATCGTCGCGGACCTCTCGCATAAATCGTCCTTTACCAGGACCGAGAGTACGCTAACGCCTTCTTCGCTTGACCGTCTGCCCATTATCGCGCCCCATGTTTTTTTTCACCACTAAACACACCGCGTACCGCTCGCCGATGCGGCCTGACCAAAACTACTCTCCCAGAGAACGTCGGCCATGACAGATACTCCGTATCCCTACCACGCGCCTTCGTCATACAATCGTCGCGTCGCCCCGCCGCGATTCTCTTATGGACATTGTCTGGTATTCGTCTGTAACAGTTTCTCTAAGTGAAGAGGGGAGATCGTGAGTTTATTTAAAAGTGCGAACTTACCAAGTGTACACGGCTGCAGCCACCTATATACGCATACTTATGCACTCTACCACCGTGCATCTATTTAAAGCAATATCTTTTGTCTTTTTGCATCGAGGGTTTCGGGTAAGTTTCACAGCTGCGTGCCATGAATGGTCATTTTTGGAAACCTTAATGATTATGATTgtttttttatgaatatctCCTTTCTATAGAgaaaattaagatatatgtatgttttaTTCTTTACATATTGAATGTATGATAGTTTTTATCCGAATTTATTTGTAAGAAATTGTTGGTATCTGTGCGGTGAAATGATCATATCGATGTTtgattttaaagaaatttgggcgttgtatatattatttatatgaaagctataatatacatttgatcgtttattatgtttaaataatattaggCGGTAATGAGGTTAATAGGgtttaattacataaaaattcaaaattatcaATACATCAGCTTAGCGCCTTTTTTCGATCACTGTGAAGTAAGTTGCGATACAAATGGAAGCGACTACATATTGCTTCACTTCAGATTGTAGTCGAGTATATACTTACATACTTAGCCTATAATCTGTTATAACCTAATTTCATCTGTCAAAATTTCTATCTTGAGTTACTGTCACATCATACAAGTTTGTTGTGTAAATTGGTTATATTTTTGGAACTCTTAAATTTTTACaagtaagtattttattatataaatttataatatttattgcaaacttttttaaattaattaggAAGTGGTACGTTGGTGACG from Bombus huntii isolate Logan2020A chromosome 5, iyBomHunt1.1, whole genome shotgun sequence includes the following:
- the LOC126866026 gene encoding heparan-sulfate 6-O-sulfotransferase 1-B, translated to MGRRSSEEGVSVLSVLVKDDLCERSATMESRARRTRLRSVVGICLFLALTGIIYLGYFCPDHVCALTSREIKESVRLSEGLSAGPGSGLSSVSVEFDKNGLLSVHPAFRLQSIQGSLGYDDVFTNDTFQFDINGHDVIVFLHIQKTGGTLFGKHLVRDLDLQRPCSCQRRRKRCFCFRPNRNENWLFSRYSTGWKCGLHADWTELTSCVDTELNKIEGDGIKRRYFYITIIRDPVARYLSEFRHVQRGATWRGARHWCGGTQANIPQCYPGSSWQGVSLEQFMACPYNLASNRQTRMLADLSIVGCYNSTLSSLERDRLMLASAKHNLQFMPFFMLTEYQKVGQYSFEETFGMRFAVAFEQHNATLSAATMATLSTEQLDAVRRLNRLDLELYDFAKNLAFQRFKRLRDRDPYFVQRFQHLGELPSRQSATEFNWDSVIEDTTDVE